The proteins below are encoded in one region of Silene latifolia isolate original U9 population chromosome 2, ASM4854445v1, whole genome shotgun sequence:
- the LOC141641780 gene encoding uncharacterized protein LOC141641780, which yields MRKILMSRIITNSLSVGENFARRGIGVDTRCKLCNNDSMVMETMEHLFRDCPVSRRLWATSDIGIRAENGSHLPVGRWIMDWIYYLDKQERSAERVVMFLAMIWCLWSVRNRVLFQEINFHPNMFFSQWNQIVTMADKALEMKSSASTMNESSDMGSQDDQVAWIRESKPFCVVGSISDCDHVRIMVDAEWKTVDNAGIGWVVLSSTAVQAEGLGIYGAMKWAVDQGLRHLEVSSDCLSLICSLAGIQKAHHCLADILADVDDIVSFFHCLAFSYIPRSYNKFGHDLACEAMYS from the exons ATGCGGAAAATTCTGATGTCGCGTATTATAACTAACTCCTTATCAGTGGGCGAAAACTTTGCACGACGAGGCATCGGGGTTGATACGAGATGTAAACTGTGCAACAATGATAGTATGGTTATGGAGACTATGGAACACCTTTTTCGTGATTGTCCTGTATCTCGAAGATTGTGGGCCACATCTGATATTGGGATTCGTGCGGAAAATGGGTCGCATTTACCGGTTGGAAGATGGATCATGGATTGGATATATTATTTGGATAAGCAAGAGAGATCAGCGGAACGTGTGGTTATGTTCCTAGCGATGATTTGGTGTCTTTGGAGCGTCCGAAATCGTGTTCTTTTTCAAGAAATCAATTTTCACCCAAATATGTTTTTCAGCCAATGGAATCAAATTGTTACAATGGCTGATAAGGCCTTGGAAATGAAGTCGTCTGCGAGTACAATGAATGAATCGTCTGATATGGGTTCGCAGGATGATCAAGTAGCATGGATTCGAGAAAGTAAACCTTTTTGTGTGGTTGGTTCAATCAGTGACTGTGATCATGTGCGGATTATGGTGGATGCTGAGTGGAAAACAGTTGATAATGCAGGGATTGGGTGGGTTGTTTTGTCAAGTACAGCCGTACAG GCGGAAGGTTTAGGGATTTATGGAGCGATGAAATGGGCAGTGGATCAGGGGTTGCGTCACTTGGAAGTTTCGTCGGACTGTCTTTCGCTTATTTGTTCTCTTGCAGGGATTCAGAAAGCTCATCATTGCCTTGCGGATATTCTAGCTGATGTTGATGATATTGTCTCTTTTTTTCACTGTTTAGCTTTTAGTTATATTCCTAGGTCTTATAATAAATTTGGTCATGACCTCGCATGTGAGGCCATGTATAGTTAG